Below is a window of Clostridiales bacterium DNA.
TTTTCGGACCAGACCCGGCCGTTCCGGATCACAATGCCCGTTGTCTGCTTGTTCAGCATCCGGTATCCGAAGAAATCGTCGGAAAACGCGAATACGGCCTTGTGGTCCCGGACAATCGTCGTCGGTTTGGAAAGGAACGTGCCGGATTTGGTCATTTTCTCCGGCGGCGCTTCATTCACCATCGCGCCGAAAAACGCCGGTTCCCGGTAGCGGATGGCCGCTTCCAGCCACTGGTGCGGCACGGATTTGTCCACACGCTGCCGGACCTCCACATGGATATCCCGGCTCACATAGCTCCATACCCCGGCCTTCCGGTCCGCGTAGACGTAGGGCTTCTCCGCGTCATAGAACCCTTCCTCATCCAGCGGGATCTTCGTCTTCCCGGCCGGTTCAGGCATAAGGAACCGGGCCGGCGCCTTCCCGTTGCTGCTGTCGGCCGCCGCCCGCTTCTTTCCGTCCTTTCCGATGCAGTTATCCGAAAAAATCAGTTCCTGCAGTTCGGGGGTGGCGATTCCCGTCTGCCGGAGTCCGTTCTTTTTCTGGAGCTGCCGGATTCGTTCCACTGTGTTTTTGTTATAGTCATCCCCAAAGTTCCGGGAGGTAATGTAGCCGAGGTCAAACAATCTTTCCTTCAGCGCCGTCACGTCCGGGCCGCTGTCTCCTTTTTTCAGCTCCCGGTAGGAAGCCTCCGCGAAAACCCCGGTAACAATCACCGCCAGCAGCAATAACACGGCCACGGCCGCCGCTGCCGGGAGCGCTTTATATTTCTTCATTTTTCTGCCTGCTTATTCGTTCACAATAATCCGGACCTTGGCATTCTCGATGGTATAGTGGGTTTCGGCCTGGATCGGCTCATCGCCGCTCCGGATGGTGATCCTTCCGCCGATAATCTCCACATAACCCAGGGAGGATTTTTCCTTATTGGTGCTCTTGATGCCGTCCTTGCCCGCGTTGATCTCGATCTCGCCGCCGGCAATCTGCACGCTGTCCTTCCCCTTGATGCCGTGCCGGACAGCTTCCACCACAATCTTCCCGCCGCGGATGACCAGGGTGTCCTTGGACGCGATTCCGTCCACCCGTCCGCCGGTCACCTGCAGGCTTCCGCTTCCCTCAATCACAAGGTCTGCCGCGGAAAACAGCACCGCGCTCGGATCCTCATCCGGATCCGCGTTGCTCTGCGGTCCGTCGGAAATAATGTTCTCTGTTCCTTCCGCCAGGGAGATCACCGCCTGCCGGCCGCACCTTTCCACTTCGATGGCCGCGCTCGCCTTGTTGTGGATTTCCACCCCGCTCAGGACAAGGACAACGTCGCCCTTTTCCTTCACGTCCACATGAATCTGCCCGTCGGTCAGTGTGCCGGAGAGCACGTAGGTTCCGGGTTTTTCAATCCGGACCACCCCGTTGTCAAAGGACACGCCCTCTGTTTCCTGCTCCAGCCCCATGTCTGAAAAAGAAACAACAGCCGCGTCTTCTCCAAGGACAGGTACTGCTGCGAACAGCATGATCACCAGCAGGATAATCACGCTTTTCTTCATCATCCGGGTTCCTCCATTCCTCCATATTCTGCCGGTCCTGCCGTTCGTTCCGGGCAGGGGGCAGAACGATATTCTCCAGATTAAATATATATGATTCAGTTTTCTATGTCAATGGACACCCGTTTCGGCAGGCAGATCCTGGGTTTGCGGAAATCCCGGGGCGGCAGGTCTTTCCGGCGCCCTCCGGAATACAAAAAAAAGCCGGGACTGCAGGATCCCGGCAGTCCCGGCCTGGAAGCCGGTTTTCAGGTGTCCGTCCGGACGGCCTTCATGGCAATCTTGTCCCGGTACATGGCCTCATCGGCCCGGCGCAGCACTTCCTCGGTGGATGCGTCGCGGCCTTTTTCGTATTTTGCGATCCCCGCCGCGGCGGAAACCTTTTCCCATGGCTGCAGGGAATCATCCGCCTGCAGCTTTGCCGCTTCCTCCTTGAATGCGCGGATGCGTTCCTCCGCGCCTTCCTGGGCTTTTCCTTCCAGGATCACCGCAAACTCATCCCCGCCGATCCGGTATACATGTTCTTCCTCGAACACCTTCCGGATCAGGTTCGCGGCATGCTGCAGGTAAAGGTTGCCCTGCTCATGGCCGTAGGTATCATTCATCCGTTTCAGGAAGTTGATATCGATCATCACAATGGAGAAATCCGCGTCCCCGGTATCTTCCTTTTTGTTCAGCACGTCATTGTAATCATAGTATGCGGTCCGGTTCTGCAGTCCGGTCAGCGTGTCCTGGTAGGCCCGGTCCTCCAGTTTATCCATCTTCCGGATCACACCCCGGTCTGTGGCAAAAATGCTCACAGCCAGGATGATTCCCAGCACAATCAGGAAAATGAGCCCAACCTGGCTGATGACGTTCCAGGTATATTCCCGCAGCATATCCATGGAACTGTCCGCGCCGACGTAGCACCGGCAGTTTCCTTCCGCGTCGCGGACCGGGGTCAGCACCGTCAGCACATGGCCGTATTTTTCATTGGACTCAATCGACGGAACTTCTTTTCCCACCAGCAGGTCCGGAATATACGGCTGGTATGCCGGGAAGAACGGTTCCACCGTTCCCGGTTCCGACCCGGCAAACTGCTCCGTGTTCAGGTCAAACACCACATGGAAACCGTCCTCCCGGACCTGGTAGACGTACAGGTAAACGATATCCGGGTAGGCTTCCCGCAGCAGGTACAGCTTGTGTTCCGTCTCAGCATAGCCGGGATAATTCCGTCCCTGCTCCAGGTATCCGTCAATATCTTCCACGTCGATGATATCCCCGGCAATCAGGCCGGTCAGTCCCTTTGAGTAATCCTCAAGGTCCCGGATCTCATATTGCCGGAATGTATGGAAACTGATCAGGATATATGCCGCGGTCATCACCAGGAGCACGGCCACCACCGGAATCAGGATCTTCCGTCTGCCGATTCCCTTTTTCATTTTTTTACACCTTCTGTGTCTTGAAAATCCTTGTTTTTCTTTTCGCCCCGGAAGGCGTTTTTTCCTGCTTCCGCGCTTTCCCTTGTTGCGGGTCCTGTTCCATGGTATGATGAATCCGCAGTACCGGACAGCGGGGGAGTGGAAAAAATGCAGATGCTGATGGAAGCGGCAAAGGACTATATCCGGACTCTCTTTGCGGAGAATACGGACGGCCACGGATTCGGGCATTCCATGCGGGTGTACCGGAACGCCCTGCTGATCCTGGAAACAGAACCGGAGGCGGACCGGCTGGTTGTTTCCCTGGGTGCCCTGCTCCATGACGCGGACGACCATAAGCTGTTCCATACGGAGAACAACGCCAACGCCCGGCGTTTCCTGCGCGGGCAGGGAATCAGTCCGGAAACGGAAGACCGGATCTGTGAGGCGGTCAATTCCGTTTCCTTCAGCCAGAACGGCGATAAACGTCCCGCAACAACCGAAGGCCGGATTATCCAGGATGCGGACCGGCTGGACGCGATCGGGGCCATCGGAATTGCCCGGACGTTTGCCTACGGCGGAAAGCACGGACGGCCGCCGGAGGATTCCATCGCGCATTTCCATGAAAAGCTGCTCCTGCTGAAGGACAGGATGAATACGGAAAAAGCCCGGGTAATGGCGGCCTCCCGCCATGCGTTCATGGAACAGTTCCTGCGGGAATGGGACCGGGAGCAGGAAGAAACTTAATTGAAGATGCACATAGAAAGGACTATAACTGCATGGAACAGAACACTCCCGCGGCGACGCATGCCCGCAAAGGATATCCCGGCCGTGGCGAAGCGGAGCGGATCCTGGCGGAAGCCGAACCGCTCAACCCCGGTCCCTGGGGAGATCACAGCCGCACAGCGGCCCACTGCGCGGAGAAAATCGCGCTGTACGCGGGCCTGGATCCCGACAAGGCGTATGTCCTCGGCCTGCTCCACGATATCGGCCGCCGTTTCGGCAAGCGCCACCTGGGGCATGTATCCGACGGATATACGTATATGATGTCCCTCGGCTATGAGGATGCCGCCCGGATCTGCCTCACGCATTCCTTCAACGACAAACGCATGGAAAGCTATGTCGGGAGCTTTGATACCAGTGAGGAGGAAACCCGCCTCATCCGGGAAAAGCTGCAGGAGGCGGTATATGATGATTACGATCTCCTGATCCAGCTGTGCGATTCCATCTCCGGTGCGGAAGGCGTCATGGACATCATCGACCGGATGGGCGATGTGAAGCGCCGCTATGGGTTTTATGATCCGGATAAATGGAACAGGAACCTGGAGCTGAAAGCTTATTTTGAGGAAAAAATGGGAAAAGACCTGTACGAAGCCGTTGAGAAGGACACTTTTACCCCGGGTGCCGGCTGATTTTCGGAAAACGGATAATTGATACTTGACGCAGTGCCGGATTACAGGGTATACTCACTCCAATGTTTCCGGAAAGGAGCTCTTCCCATGACGATGAACGGTATGGTTTATATGATGGCCGAAGCGTATTGCTGGGGTTATTATTTCACATACCATCGTCCGAAGAGCCGATAAGCCCGTTTCCGGAAAATGCACCCGCATTGAAGATCACTTATCGTTCGTCGGATAAGTGATCTTTTTTATATTCAGGAGAAGAAAGGAAGCGTGAATGAAATGAACAAACCCGGAACACAGCAGCTGGAAACCCATCGGCTGATCCTTCGCCGTTTCCGCGCGGAGGACGCGGAAGACATGTTCAGGAACTGGGCGTCGGACCCGGAGGTCACCCGATACCTGACCTGGCCGGCCCACGGCAGTGTGGAGATCACCCGGATGGTCCTGGCGGACTGGATTTCCCGCTACGATGACGGCAGTTTCTTCAACTGGGCAATCGTCCTGAAGGAAACCGGAGAAGTCATCGGGAATATCGCGGCGGTCAGTGTCATTGAGCCCCTTGAATCTGCGGAGCTCGGATACTGCCTCGGCCGCGCCTTCTGGGGCCGCGGCATCATGCCCGAAGCCCTCCGGGCGGTCAACGCCTGGCTGTTTGAGACCGCGGGGCTCCGCCGCGTCATCGCGCATCACGATGTAAACAATCCCGGTTCCGGCCGGGTCATGGCCAAGGCTGGCATGAAGCTGGAAGGCATCCTGCACGGAGCCGGAAGGAATAACCAGGGCTTCTGCGATGTCGCCCAGTATGCTCTCCTCCGGGAAGACGCGGAAGTCCCCGTGCAGGAATCTGCCCTCTCCCCGGTCGCCGTCCGGCTGGCCCGGGAGGAGGACCTGGACCGCGTCAATGAACTGCGCCGGGAGGTCAATGACCTGCACGTCGCCGGAGTCCCGGATGTTTTCAAACCGGGTTTCTGCGACGAACTGCGGGATTTCCTGTACGTGATATGGAAAAACCCCCAGCAGGAAATCGTCATCGCGGAGCTGGAAGGAAAGGTCTGCGGCTTCGCGGTCCTGAACCATATCAATAAGCCGGAAAACCCCTTCATGTTTGAGCGGGATTTCCTGGATATTGACGAATTCGGCGTCGATGCCTCCTGCCGCCGGCAGGGCGTTGCCTCCGCGATGATCCGGTTCATCCGGGAATTCGCGCGGGAAAAAGGCTTCCGCCGGATTGAGCTGAACATGTGGGAGTTCAACCGCGGCGCCCTGGCCTTCTACGAGACGGCCGGTTTTTCCACCTTCCGCCGGTACATGGAAATCAAATTCCCGGAATAATCCCCCATGCCGCCATTCCGGCGGCTTTTTCTTTTTTGAGAACGGTTCTCATTTTTCTTGACATGTATCCCATCGATGCATATAATTGAGAACGGTTTTCAAATTCGGCATATGCCGAAGGACCCGGTTCAATGACTGGAGCAACCGGTTTTTGATCTCGTCCGGTCAGTCATTGAAACCCTGGAGGATGATCCTATGAAGCGCAGAAAACTGCTGGCCGTATTGCTGGCTTCCGTTCTTTTCCTGGTTTCCGCAGCCGTCCCGGCTGTGGAAGCGGAGGGGGAAAAGCTGGATATTGTCACCACCATTTTCCCGGTATACGACTGGATCCGGCAGGTATCCGGCGGCGCGGAGCACGCGCAGGTCACCATGCTGCTGGACAGCGGGGTGGATCTCCACAGCTACCAGCCCACCGCGGCGGATATGATGCGAATCGCCTCCTGCGATGTATTTGTCTATGTCGGCGGGGAATCGGACAAATGGGTGGAGGATGCCCTGAAAAGCTCTGTCAACCCGGACCAGGTGGTCATCAGCCTGCTGGATCTCCTGGGTGATGACGTGAAGGCCGAGGAGCTCATCGAGGGGATGGAGCCGGAATCCCATGAGGAAGATGAAGAGGAGGAAGCAGACGAGCATGTCTGGCTTTCCCTGCGCAATGCCCGGAAACTGGTCACCGGGATTGCCGCCCGGCTTGCGGAAGCCGACCCGGACTGCGCGGAAGCGTATACCGCCGGCGCCGCTGCCTACTGTGACCGCCTGGACGCGCTGGACGCGCAATATTCGGAAGTCATCGCCTCCGCCGCGCATCAGGTGGTTCTTTTCGGCGATCGTTTCCCGTTCCGTTATATGGCGGATGATTACGGCCTCACCTGCTATGCCGCCTTCTCCGGCTGCTCCGCGGAAACGGGCGCCAGCTTCAAAACCATCGTTTTCCTGGCGCAGAAACTCGACGAGCTGGACCTGCCGGTCGTACTGGCCATCGAAGGATCCGACTGCAGGATCGCGGAAACCGTCATCCAGTCTTCCGCGAAGAAAGACCGGAAAATCCTCACGCTGGATTCCATGCAGGGGGTCACCGCCGCGGAGATTCAGGCGGGAGCCAGCTATCTGTCCATCATGGAGCAAAACCTGGAAGTGCTGCGGGAAGCGCTGAACTGAACCCTCCCGCCTCCCTTGCCATCAGGGCGGATTCCTGGTATCCTTACCGGTAAATTCCGCTCACAGGAGGAACCGTATGAAACGCCTGCCCTGCCTGGCCGCCATCGTTGATTTCGACCGGACGCTGCTCCGTACGGATAAAACCATCTCCGGCTACACCGTCCGCGTCCTGCAGCTCTGGCAGGAAAACGGGGGCCGGCTCTTCGCCGCCACCGCGCGGCCGGAGCGGGCCATCGGGGAATACTGCCGGCAGGTCGCCTTCGATGCGGTCTGCACGCTGAACGGTGCCCGGACGATCACGAAGGATTCCGTGATTGAGAACCCCATCCCGGAAGGCAGTGCCCTTTCCGTGCTGGAACAGTTTTCCGCCATCCCCGGCATCGTCCTTTCCGTGGAAGCGGAAAACGGGATTTACGCCAATATGGATATCCCGCCCTGGGCGCCGAAGGTCACGGACCGCCTCCTGGATCTTCCCCTGGCGGAGAAAATCTATAAAATTCTCGCCAGCCATCCGGAGCTCCCGGCGGATCAGCTGGCGGTCCGCCTGCCGGATGATACCTACTTTTCCGTGGCCGAGGGGAAACTGCTCCAGGTCATGAGCCGCTCCGCCACCAAATGGAACGGCGTCCGGAATATGCTGGACGCATTCGGGATTGATCCGACCCGGGCGGTCTTCTTCGGCGATGACAATGATGATATTGAGCCCATCCGGCAGTGCGGCTGCGGGGTTGCGGTCCGCAATGCCCTGGAGGATGTCCGGGCGGCCGCGGATGAAATTGCGGAAAGCAACGATGAGGACGGGGTTGCCCGGTTCCTGGAGCGGCTGATGAATTCGTAATGAAGAAACAAAAGCGCCGGAAGTGCTGTGCACTTCCGGCGCCTTTCATTTTCCCGGTTACTCTTTCCGGCGCTTCCGGAGCAGGTATTCATCCAGTTTGGTTTTCACGCTGTCCGGGATTTCCCGGGAAACGGGGCACTTCACCGCGTCCGCCATGGCCAGCGTAAAGTCGGTGAGGAAATCGATATCCTCAGCCAGCTGCGTTTCGGAAAGCAGCGTCTTGGTATCATAGCGGTTATGAATGGTCGCCTGGGACTTGGGGGCGATCCGCGCAAAGGACAGTGCCGGCACTCCGTGATCCGCGAAGGGGGTGGAGTCGCTGGAATAAACATCCTGCCGCCCGTACAGGCCCCATCCGCGCAGGGCGCAGAAATACTCAATGAAATGGAGCAGCTTGTCTTCCGCGCTGACGCAGGTGATGAACCGTCCCATATAGGTGCCGATCATATCCAGGTTGATGTTCAGCGCAACCTTCCCCAGTTCTTTTTCATGGGCCGCGGTATACGCCTTGGAACCCAGCAGGCCGACTTCCTCGCTGCCGCAGAACACGAACCGCAGCCCGTAGCGGAGCGGGGCCTTTTCGCGCAGCGCTTCCATGATTCCCAGCAGTCCCACGCAGCCGGACATATTGTCATACGCGCCGTGGGAAAGCGGCGTGGAATCGTAATGGGCCGTCAGCACGATCCATTCGTCGGTTCTCCCGGGAATCTCCGCTACCACGTTCTGGGATTCCCCGGCGGTTTCCTCCTGCTCAATCCGGATCGATACCGACGCGGGAGCGGATTTCACCAGCTCAAAGGCGTCCTTCGCGTTGATATTGACGCACGGCACCTTCTTCCCCAGGGATACGTAGGGGCGCAGCATCTTCTGGTCGATATCCCGGTCTTCAAAGTGGATATCCCCGTCGTAGGTAATGAATCCGACCGCGCCGGCATTCAGCAGGTCATGGTAAACCCAGTAGGTAATCCCCGTATCCAGCAGGACGATCTTTCCCTTCGCCTGCGCGCAGGAAGCCGGGTCCGTATTGGGCAGGTAGCACAGCGGCGCTTCCACGCTTCCGCTGCCGCACAGCTTGTACCCCTTGCAGGGGATCTCCCGGCCGTCGGCGGTCAGCACCGCTTCCCGGATCTCCGCCGTCCATACGTCAAACGGCTCCAGGGCGGCCTGTACGCCGTATTTCCGGCATTCCTCCGCCAGGTAAACCGCCGCCGTCTTTTCCGCCTCCGAACCGCTGGTCCGGATGTAGTCCGTCCTGTCCAGAATCTCCCTGATCTTTTCCTGTGTCATGCTGTTTTTCTCCTTCAGCCGGGTCTTCTCTTCCATTGATCCGGTATATATTCGTATATATTCGCCGAAAACAGGCGCTGCCCCTGCTTTTCGCAGGGGCAGCGCGTAAACCGGATTCACAGGAGCGCCCGGAGCGCCTCCCGGACCGCCGCGGCAAACCGGGCGTGTCCTTCCGGGTCCATATGTTCTTCATCGGCCGGGCTGGCCGCCGCGTAATCGGACGCGGCCAGGAAGCTGTTCCCCCGCCGGGCCGCGATCCCGCGGTAAATTTCCCGCAGCGCTTCGCACACCCGCACGGACTGCCGGTCAAACGCCGGGTCCTTGTCCGGTCTCCATACGTCTTCTCCCAGCCGCAGCGGGGAGCAGACCAGGATCCGTTCCGGAGGCACCAGGTTTTCGAACCGGTCCAGGCATTGTTCCAGCCCGCGGCCGATTTCCTCCGGTGCGGCATGGAAAGCGGCCTTGCAGTCGTTGGTGCCGAGCATCAGGATCACGGCATCCAGGTTTTCCGTCCCGGCATACCGGGCAATATCGTCGATTCCCCGGAGGCCCGGCCGCACCGGATCCTCATACACGGTGGTGCGTCCGCATACGCCGTCCTCCAGGATCCGGATCCCCCGGCTTTCCAGTTCCTTCTGCAGCCGGCCCGTCCAGCGGACGTCCGCGGGATACCGTTCCCCCGCGGAGGCGGGAACCAGTCCCCATGTGTTGGAATCCCCGAAAGCCAGTACCTGTTTCATGCCGTTTCTTCCTTTATTCTGCGGCCCCTTTCTCCTGCCGTTTCCGGTAGTCCTCCAGGGCGGACTGGATGGCCTCCTCCGCGAGTACGGAGCAGTGGAGCTTGTGGGCCGGAAGGCCGTCCAGCGCTTCCGTCACCGCCTGGTTCGTCAGCTGCATCGCTTCGGAAAGCGGCTTGCCCTTGATCATCTCCGTGGCCATGGAGCTGGAGGCGATCGCGCTGCCGCAGCCGAATGTTTCAAACTTCACGTCCTGGATGATGTCATCCTCAATCTTCAGGTACATCTTCATGATGTCCCCGCACTTGGCGTTGCCGACTTCGCCCACGGCATTCGCGTCCTCAATGACGCCCACATTCCGCGGATGAAGGAAATGGTCCATGACTTTTTCACTGTACAGTGCCATCTTGCTGTCCCTCCCGGTTACAGAATATGCGGAATCTTTCCGCTCTGCAGGTCCCGCCACACCGGCGAGAAGCTGCGCAGGTATGCCACCATGTCCTTTACGGCGGCAATGATCTCGTCCACGTCCTCCGGGGTGTTTTCCCGCCCGAGGGTCAGGCGCAGGGAACCGTGCGCCACGTCATGCACCCGGCCGATCGCCAGCAGCACGTGGCTGGGATCCAGGGAGCCGGAGGTGCAGGCGCTGCCGGAGGAGGCGCTGATGCCCTTCTCATCCAGCAGGAGCAGCAGGGATTCCCCTTCAATGCCTTCAAAGCAGAAGCTCACGTTCCCGGGAAGGCGCTTTTCGGCGTCCCCGTTCAGCGAGGAGTGCGGGATTTCATTCAGCCCGGCAATCAGCCGGTCCCGGAGCACCGTCAGCCGGGCGGCTTCGGCATCCCGCTCGGAAACGCTTTCCTTCAGCGCCGCGGCCATGCCCACGATTCCGGGCAGGTTTTCCGTGCCGGCGCGCTTTCCCTTTTCCTGCGCGCCGCCGTTGATCAGCGGCAGCAGCGGCAGTCCCTTCCGGGCATACAGGAAACCGACGCCCTTGGGGCCGTGGAACTTGTGGGCGGAAGCCGACAGGTAATCAATGTCCTCCGCCTTCACGTCGATATCCAGCGGTCCCACCGCCTGCACCGCGTCCGTATGGAACGGCACCTTGCGGGCCCGGCAGATCTCCCCGATCTCCCGGATCGGCTGGATGGTGCCGATCTCGTTGTTGGCGGTCATCACGGTCACCAAGCAGGTTTCCGGCCGGATGGCGGCTTCCACCTCTTCCGGGCGCACCACGCCGTTCGTGTGCACGTCCAGCAGGGTCACCTCGAATCCTTCGGTCTTCAGCTGCTCCAGCGTATGAAGCACCGCGTGGTGCTCAAAGGCAGTGGAGATGATATGGTTCTTTCCTTTCCGTTTCCCGGCCAGGGCCGCGGAACGGATCGCCTGGTTGTCCGCCTCGCTTCCGCCGGAGGTGAAATAAATCTCCCGCGGCTCCGCATTGATCACCGCGGCGATTTCCTGCCGCGCGTTTTCCAGGGTCTCTTTGGCCTGCTGCCCGATCCGGTACAGGCTCGACGGGTTTCCGTATTCCTCCCGCATGCACTGGGTCATGACGGCGATGGCCGCCTCGCTCATGGCGGTGGTCGCGGCGTGGTCCGCGTATATGCTCATTCCGTAATCTCCTTTGCTTGGGTCTGGGTCGTTACCACGGGCATTATATTCCATTTTGCCTACTATGTCAATAGGTAATTAAACGGCCTCTTTCGCGCTTCAAAATTCATGTTTGACATAAAGTGAACTCGAAGGTTTACCATTCTTTTCAGGAAGGAAAAATACACATCGGATCATCATTCATCGGGAGGAAGGTCATATGTTCGGTTTCAATTACTACACCCCCACCAAGGTCGTTTTCGGAAAGGGCACGGAGTCCCGGGTGGCGGAGCTGGTCCGGGAATTTGGCGGCAAAAAGGTCCTGATTCATTACGGCGGCGGGAGCGTCATCCGCTCCGGCCTCCTGCAGCGGGTTACGGATACGCTGGATGCGGCCGGTATCCCCTACGTCACACTGGGCGGCGCGGGCCTTGCCGCCGTATGGGGAAGCTGGGCGCGCTATGTCTGCCCGGAATGCCTGCCCCGGTTCAAACGCTTTGCCCTCAATGTGATGGGCGTGGATCCGTCCGGTACGGATGCGGAAATCGCCCTGCGGGGAATCGAAGCGCTGGAGGCCTTCTTCCGCCGGATCGGAATGCCCACGAACCTGCGGGAGCTGGGAGTGGCCGCCACGGACGAGGACCTGGCCCTCATGGCCCACAAGTGCGCGGTCGGCGTCGGCGGCGCCATGGGCTCCGCCCGCCTGCTGAAAGAAGAGGATATGCTGGCCATCTACCAGGCCAGCCGGTAAATCCCGGTGTCCCGGACCGTACGATCCGGGGTTTTTTTGATTCCCCGGCAGATGGATGGTTCGGGGAACCGGAAAGCCCGTGCCCCGGGCGGTCGGAACAGAAAAGGTAAGATTTTTTCGATCGCAATCGATTACGTTTAAAAATGATTTGCATATTTGCATTTGTTGCTGAAATCGGCTTTGATTCTGTTGACAGTAGGTCCGTTTTGTGCTAAATTACGACCAGATGTGA
It encodes the following:
- a CDS encoding cysteine desulfurase, translated to MSIYADHAATTAMSEAAIAVMTQCMREEYGNPSSLYRIGQQAKETLENARQEIAAVINAEPREIYFTSGGSEADNQAIRSAALAGKRKGKNHIISTAFEHHAVLHTLEQLKTEGFEVTLLDVHTNGVVRPEEVEAAIRPETCLVTVMTANNEIGTIQPIREIGEICRARKVPFHTDAVQAVGPLDIDVKAEDIDYLSASAHKFHGPKGVGFLYARKGLPLLPLINGGAQEKGKRAGTENLPGIVGMAAALKESVSERDAEAARLTVLRDRLIAGLNEIPHSSLNGDAEKRLPGNVSFCFEGIEGESLLLLLDEKGISASSGSACTSGSLDPSHVLLAIGRVHDVAHGSLRLTLGRENTPEDVDEIIAAVKDMVAYLRSFSPVWRDLQSGKIPHIL
- a CDS encoding iron-containing alcohol dehydrogenase: MFGFNYYTPTKVVFGKGTESRVAELVREFGGKKVLIHYGGGSVIRSGLLQRVTDTLDAAGIPYVTLGGAGLAAVWGSWARYVCPECLPRFKRFALNVMGVDPSGTDAEIALRGIEALEAFFRRIGMPTNLRELGVAATDEDLALMAHKCAVGVGGAMGSARLLKEEDMLAIYQASR
- the nifU gene encoding Fe-S cluster assembly scaffold protein NifU, with translation MALYSEKVMDHFLHPRNVGVIEDANAVGEVGNAKCGDIMKMYLKIEDDIIQDVKFETFGCGSAIASSSMATEMIKGKPLSEAMQLTNQAVTEALDGLPAHKLHCSVLAEEAIQSALEDYRKRQEKGAAE